The following nucleotide sequence is from Desulfonatronum thioautotrophicum.
AGGGTAGCGTCAGCAGCTGTGCTGCGCCGCAACCCTGGGCTATGGGACTGAATCCCGTTGGGATTCTTGGAGAAAGAAAACAGTCCGAAACGCATAATGAGCCAATTTTTATGCAGCTCCACAGCTTGCCCGTACGAAAGCTGAAGAGGTACTGAGCTGGAATGGGCCAACGCAAGGGCAGGCCCGCCTCTTCGATCCCCGCGCAAAGGACCAGCACAGGTTGAACACCAATGGCCATCCATCTTGCAAAATACCCAGCGCTGCTGTTCTGGTTCACGGTTCTCCTGCTCCTTGCCACCCCAGCACCGGGCAGGGAACTTTCCTTCGCGGAAGCACTTGACCTCGCGGAGCGGGACGCCACGCAACTGCAGACTCTGGATGCGGAGCAGGAGATTGCCGAGGGCGCCTATCAGCGATCCGCCCAGGCATTCCTGCCTCGGATCCGCGCCGATGCAACCTGGCTTCGGGCTGACTCGTCCCTGATCCAGGACATTCCGGTACCGGAAATCGGCCTGCCGCCGCGGATCGTGCTGCGGGACTATGGGCCTGTTGAAGGCGTTGCCAGTTCGGTCCAACTGGTCCAGCCGGTACTCAATGTCGACGCCTGGAAAGCCCGCAAGCAGGCCGACCTCGCCCGAGAGGCTCGGCGCCTTGCCCGCCGATGGGGAGCAGAGGTGATGCATGTGTCCGTGGCTGCCCGCTATTTTGCCGTGGCCGTTCATGAGCATTCCGTTACAGCGGCGCGAATGGCCCTCCAGGCGGCCCGGCATGCCCTGCGCCTGGCACGCGCCAGTTACCGGGAGGGGATTGTGGCCAAGGTCGACGTGTATCGAGCCAGGGCGGAACTGGAGGGGGCCAGGGCCCGCCTAAGCAACGAGGAGGCGGAGTGGCGTGCAGCGCGGATCGATTTGGCAACATTGCTCGGGTTGCCGCATCATGACGCTATGATCCTGACCAGCCCGCTTCCCGAACCGTCCCCCCCAGTTGAGCCGGCCATGTCTCCCACACCGCGGACCGACGTCAGGGCGGCAAACGTTCAGCTGGACGTCGCGGATGCGGCGCTGGAAAAAGAGACGGCAAGGTGGTTCCCGCGCGTCAACATGGTTGCCCGCCAACAGTGGTTCGATGGCCGGGAACCTCTTGACGTGGACTCCGAGGGGTGGCTGCTGGCCGTGAATCTGCAATGGAACCTGTTCGAGGGTATGGACCGCAAGGGGGCGATTGCCGAAGCCAAGGCGCGCAGAAAGCTCTCGCGCATTGAACTGGAACGGGTGCACCGCGAGGTGCGCCGCGACCAGGAGCAGACGCGCAGTGATTGGCATGCCGCCTGGTCCGCCTGGCAGGCGTCGATCAAGGCCCTGGAATCCGCAACCATCGCGGCCACACTGGCCCGCAGACAATACGAGGAGGGAGTGGGCAGCATGAATGACATGCTGGTGACCCAGGCATTGCTCCATCAACGTCGCGTGGATCATGTCCGCCTGCAGTATCGTGCCCTGCTGGTCGCGATGAACGCGTATCTGGCCCACGGCCTGGACCCCCTGGAGGCGTTGCCCTGAGCATCCTGATGCAGCGCCCATATCTGCTCCAGAGACTTCTTGCCGGATTCCTGGTTGTCATGTTGTCCGGGCTTATTTTGTCTGGGCTTATCGGCTGCTCCGAGCCGGAACAATCGGCCCCTTCAACCCAGGCTGCCCCGATAATGGTCGACGTTGTCGAGGTCCAGCCCTGGTCCGCCACAATCAGCCGACGCCTCCCCGGGGTGTTGCGGCCGAAAAAACGGGCGGTACTCAGCACCCGGATGACCGGAACGCTGGAGACGGTCCAGGTGGAAGCCGGGGATCAGGTTTCACAGGGCGCCATATTGGTTACGGTCGAATCCCGCGATGTGCGGGCCGCCATTGCCGCGGCGCGGGAAACGCATGCCGCGGCCCAGGCTGGTCATGAACAGGCGTTGAGAACGGTTGATCGGCTTGCCCGGCTTTACGCGGAAGGGTTGATTCCCCGTCAGCAACTGGAAGAGGCCCAGGTCAGGAAACGGGAGTTGGCGGCCAACACCCGAAGGGCATTGTCGGAACTGGAAGCCCAGCAGGTCAACCTCGACTATGCACGGCTCACGGCGCCGTTTTCCGGAACGATCAGTGACGTCCTCGTGGACCAGGGAACGTTCGTCGGCCCGGGTACCCCGGTCCTTGTCCTGGAAGACCGATCGTCATTGCGCATTGACGTTCCCATCTCGGCAACAGCGGGTGATCACCTGACATCCCAACACACATATGTTCTGCTCAGTCCGGTGGGGGACGACACGTATCCGCTCCGGTTTGTTGCGGTCGTCCCGGCAATGGAAGGCCACGGCGTCGGCCAACGACTCCGGCTGGTTCTGGAACGTCCCGTAGCGCAACTGCGGCCCGGGCAGGCTGTAACCGTCCTGGCCCGCCACGATGGACCCCCAAAAGGCGTTCGTGCGGCCTTGCCCAGGGAGGCCCTGATCCATCAGGGCCAGTTGAGCGGAGTGATGCTGGTTCGGGCTGATACCAACACGCATTTTGCCATCCTGCGTTGGATACAGACCAGCGAATTGGACAACGGGGAGGAGGGCCTGGTTCCCGTCATCAAGGGTCTGGAGCCCGGCGACCTGGTTGTCCTGAACCCGCCCCGGGAACTGCGGAGCGGCCAGCGGGTGATTGCGAACATGGTGACCCCGTGATGAATCAACGGATGGACCAACGGATGGATCAACCGGAGCAGCATCAGGAGCACCAACTCGGATTGGCCGGTCGCATCGCGAACCGGCTCATCGATTCCCCGCTGGTTCCGTTGTTCCTCATCGCGTGCCTTCTGCTCGGCGGCTACGGACTCCTGGTCACTCCCCGCGAAGATCGCCCGGATATCGACGTTCCCACGGCCATGATCCTCATACCCTGGCCCGGTGGGGGGGTGGAGCGCATTGATGAGCAGCTGGCACGTCGTTCCGGGGCGTGGGTCAGGCAATTATCTTCCGTGACCGAAGTACGCAGCAGCAGCTCGAGCCATGCCGCGCTCCTCGTCGTGGAGTTCGCGGCGGGAACCAGGGAAACCACGGCCTATGCCGAACTCCAGGAGCTGTTCGGCTCCCATGCGGACCATCTCCCTGTCGGGGCCGGGCCGGTGCGCATTGAGACAACCAACGAACAGAGCCTGGCCGTGCTGGTTGCCACCATCAGCAGCGACGGCCATTCCCCTCGGGAACTGGATCAGATTGCCGGCGAACTGGCCGCCCGTCTGGAGTCCGTGTCCGGTGTGCGCAGCATTGTCCGCCATGGAGGGCAAAAACGGACCATTGAAGTTCTGCCCCGTCCCGAAGCCATGGCGACCTACGGCATCCATCTGCATCACATCGCCCTGGCCATTTCCGGGAATGCCCGGACAGTGCCCCTGGGCATGCTGGTCCATGCCCCGGTAACCCTTGCCCAGGCCGGGACGGATATCAGCAGCCTGGAAAAACTGGCCCGCCTGCCGGTTGGTCGGGACCAGTCCGGCCCGGTCTACCTTGCGGACCTGGCCGACATCCGTGATGGCGACCTCGGAGCGACCCAGGCCGTCCTGCACTGGGGTCGGGGCCACTCTGGAGAGACCCCCTCGGTTGCCGCATCGGCCGTTTCCCTGGCGGTGACCACCATCTCCGGCGAGAATGTCAGCGACGTCACCCGCCGCGTTAGGGCACGCTTGGAGGAGCTGCAGCGTGAGCTGGTGCCGAAAGATGTACATGTCAGTGTCACCTATGACGCCGGGAAAGATTCCACCGAGCGCGTCTACCGGGTCCTCCGGCAACTGCTCTCGGGTACGCTCGTGGTTGTCGGGATCATCTGGCTCGGCCTGGGGTGGCGGCCTGCAGTGGTCATTGCCCTGATGATGCCGACCTCGCTGGCCATCGTGCCCTTTGTCTACAACAGGTTTGATTTTACGCTGAATCCGGTTTCCATTGCCGCGATGATACTGGCCATCGGGATTCTTTCCGATGATGCGGTGGTGATGCTGGAGAATATCGCCCGCCAGTTTCGCAAAGCCGGGGAAAAAAGCCGCGAGTTGACGGTGAAGGCCGTGAACGAGGTGGGCAACCCCACGATTCTCGCGGACATTCTGGTTGTGGCGACCCTCTTGCCCACAGCGGCCATTACCGGGGAAATGGGGCAGTATATCCGCGCCATCCCAGTGGGGGCTTCCGTGGCCGTGCTGTTTTCACTCCTGGTTGCCCTGACCATCACGCCCTATTTCGGATGCAGGTTGCTTCGGGCCACTGGCTCCGACACCCAGGACACCAGTGCATCCCAGGATCGTCGGGATACGGAGGAAACAGGTGCTGTTCGCGCATACCGCGCCGTGATCGGCCCGTTTATCGCCCATGGCCTGCTGCGCTGGATGCTGTATGCCCTGCTCTTGTTCTGCCTTTTGGCCAGCTTCGCG
It contains:
- a CDS encoding TolC family protein, with amino-acid sequence MAIHLAKYPALLFWFTVLLLLATPAPGRELSFAEALDLAERDATQLQTLDAEQEIAEGAYQRSAQAFLPRIRADATWLRADSSLIQDIPVPEIGLPPRIVLRDYGPVEGVASSVQLVQPVLNVDAWKARKQADLAREARRLARRWGAEVMHVSVAARYFAVAVHEHSVTAARMALQAARHALRLARASYREGIVAKVDVYRARAELEGARARLSNEEAEWRAARIDLATLLGLPHHDAMILTSPLPEPSPPVEPAMSPTPRTDVRAANVQLDVADAALEKETARWFPRVNMVARQQWFDGREPLDVDSEGWLLAVNLQWNLFEGMDRKGAIAEAKARRKLSRIELERVHREVRRDQEQTRSDWHAAWSAWQASIKALESATIAATLARRQYEEGVGSMNDMLVTQALLHQRRVDHVRLQYRALLVAMNAYLAHGLDPLEALP
- a CDS encoding efflux RND transporter periplasmic adaptor subunit, whose protein sequence is MQRPYLLQRLLAGFLVVMLSGLILSGLIGCSEPEQSAPSTQAAPIMVDVVEVQPWSATISRRLPGVLRPKKRAVLSTRMTGTLETVQVEAGDQVSQGAILVTVESRDVRAAIAAARETHAAAQAGHEQALRTVDRLARLYAEGLIPRQQLEEAQVRKRELAANTRRALSELEAQQVNLDYARLTAPFSGTISDVLVDQGTFVGPGTPVLVLEDRSSLRIDVPISATAGDHLTSQHTYVLLSPVGDDTYPLRFVAVVPAMEGHGVGQRLRLVLERPVAQLRPGQAVTVLARHDGPPKGVRAALPREALIHQGQLSGVMLVRADTNTHFAILRWIQTSELDNGEEGLVPVIKGLEPGDLVVLNPPRELRSGQRVIANMVTP
- a CDS encoding efflux RND transporter permease subunit; its protein translation is MNQRMDQRMDQPEQHQEHQLGLAGRIANRLIDSPLVPLFLIACLLLGGYGLLVTPREDRPDIDVPTAMILIPWPGGGVERIDEQLARRSGAWVRQLSSVTEVRSSSSSHAALLVVEFAAGTRETTAYAELQELFGSHADHLPVGAGPVRIETTNEQSLAVLVATISSDGHSPRELDQIAGELAARLESVSGVRSIVRHGGQKRTIEVLPRPEAMATYGIHLHHIALAISGNARTVPLGMLVHAPVTLAQAGTDISSLEKLARLPVGRDQSGPVYLADLADIRDGDLGATQAVLHWGRGHSGETPSVAASAVSLAVTTISGENVSDVTRRVRARLEELQRELVPKDVHVSVTYDAGKDSTERVYRVLRQLLSGTLVVVGIIWLGLGWRPAVVIALMMPTSLAIVPFVYNRFDFTLNPVSIAAMILAIGILSDDAVVMLENIARQFRKAGEKSRELTVKAVNEVGNPTILADILVVATLLPTAAITGEMGQYIRAIPVGASVAVLFSLLVALTITPYFGCRLLRATGSDTQDTSASQDRRDTEETGAVRAYRAVIGPFIAHGLLRWMLYALLLFCLLASFALVGLRVVQVGLTPLLDRQMFSVEVELPAGAPLAETLSATSILEMHLREIPEIRSVTTYVGTNAPVLSPPAIMPVPEGVRPHQASLHVELVPKQDRDRLSYDVSREIARDLSDWLAPYQAIGSITRIPSGPSNYRDVTAEIFGGDPQTRQSMADRLQDWFRDHPDVLVTQQFPRPALDLLDLSIDPQRAATFGVNPAEVTRTLLLAVKGQAVTDMQQGASRESIPVMVRLDEDRRSDPDALRALYVHDFERIPVSLEDLVDFTSLPGELIRFRRDLLPVLTVVADLDRSRLQPVSLQLDATRELHEKDGDEAISVSWFSGPETSRHPVITWAGEWEMTRDVYRDLGAAGLVVMLVVYVLLAGWFGSYILPLLIMLPIPLIFIGVLPAHWIWGINIAGTGVLGVIALAGIVARNSILLVDFIRQRENDGMATREAVIQAGAQRTRPIVLTAATVMFGSGVLVFEPSLEPLGLTLASGVLISVPLTLLLIPLLYYHLYGILLKKEGEQGGNG